The proteins below are encoded in one region of bacterium:
- a CDS encoding ThiF family adenylyltransferase, which yields MSRLASLGITLIGAGAIGSTTAVFLGKMGACGIQVWDADTVEPHNWSNQLYRDEDIGKQKVTALTEVMEHFGGHTPNAIAQRYVDQELSEVVISAVDSMSSRSAIWRSVREKAEVKLCLDARMGLETLIVWAVRPQVREDRVAYSQSIVADDAALQEPCTARTVCYTPLMAAAVLCNLVKRYVNDEQIPQRVVLDLATLTLMT from the coding sequence ATGAGCCGCCTTGCAAGTCTCGGCATCACCCTCATCGGTGCAGGTGCCATAGGCAGCACCACGGCTGTATTCCTCGGCAAGATGGGTGCTTGCGGTATACAAGTGTGGGATGCCGATACTGTAGAGCCTCACAACTGGTCGAACCAGCTCTACCGGGATGAAGACATTGGCAAGCAGAAGGTCACTGCTCTGACCGAGGTGATGGAACATTTCGGCGGCCACACTCCCAATGCGATAGCCCAGCGATACGTCGATCAGGAGCTTAGCGAGGTGGTCATCAGCGCCGTGGACTCCATGTCGAGCCGTAGCGCCATCTGGCGTTCGGTGCGGGAAAAGGCGGAAGTGAAGCTCTGTCTCGACGCGCGCATGGGTCTGGAAACGCTCATCGTGTGGGCTGTGCGGCCGCAAGTGCGGGAAGACAGAGTGGCATATTCGCAGTCCATTGTCGCGGATGATGCGGCACTTCAAGAACCTTGTACAGCTCGAACCGTGTGCTACACGCCGTTAATGGCTGCCGCAGTACTCTGCAACTTGGTCAAGCGCTATGTCAACGACGAACAGATTCCCCAGCGTGTTGTGCTGGACCTGGCGACACTTACCTTGATGACGTAG